A genomic segment from Castor canadensis chromosome 1, mCasCan1.hap1v2, whole genome shotgun sequence encodes:
- the LOC109680898 gene encoding olfactory receptor 51L1-like, translated as MVFFNISVYQPFLLTSFSGLEDSNPVISILFCALYIIALMGNSTIIVVIWVEPSLHTPMYLFLSMLAASDLGLCAVTLPTLFKLFWFNAHEINFDACLTQMFFIHVFSLMESGTLLSMAFDRYVAISNPLRYSAILTNSTIAKICVGLWLRAVAVIFPGPFLIKQLRFCEANVLSHSYCLHPDIIKLSCSDHRINSIYGLIIVLITLGMDSVLILLSYLKILITVLGIASRVEQLKALNTCVSHICAVLLVYVPMLGVSIIHSFGKHVPPAVHIVMGYVYLLVPPVFNPIIYCIKTREIRARILGNLMK; from the coding sequence ATGGTCTTTTTTAACATCAGTGTCTACCAGCCCTTCCTTCTGACCAGCTTCTCTGGACTAGAGGACTCAAATCcagtaatttctattttgttctgtgCCCTCTATATCATTGCTCTTATGGGTAACAGCACCATCATAGTGGTTATTTGGGTGGAACCATCACTTCATACACCCATGTACCTTTTCCTCTCCATGCTGGCTGCTAGTGACCTGGGACTCTGTGCTGTCACCCTGCCCACCTTGTTCAAGCTTTTTTGGTTCAATGCTCATGAAATAAATTTTGATGCCTGCCTTACTCAGATGTTCTTCATCCATGTTTTCTCTCTAATGGAATCAGGCACTCTGCTATCCATGGCATTTGACCGTTATGTGGCCATCTCCAACCCACTCAGATACAGTGCTATTTTGACCAATTCAACCATTGCCAAGATATGTGTTGGGCTTTGGCTAAGGGCTGTGGCTGTTATCTTCCCAGGACCATTTCTCATTAAGCAACTAAGGTTTTGTGAAGCCAACGTGCTCTCCCACTCCTACTGCCTACACCCAGACATCATCAAGCTCTCCTGCTCTGATCACCGCATTAATAGCATTTATGGCCTCATCATTGTTCTCATCACCCTTGGAATGGACTCTGTGCTCATCTTGCTGTCTTATTTGAAGATCCTGATCACTGTTTTAGGCATCGCCTCCAGGGTAGAACAACTCAAGGCACTCAATACTTGTGTCTCCCACATCTGTGCAGTGCTGCTTGTCTATGTCCCTATGCTAGGGGTGTCTATTATCCATAGCTTTGGGAAACATGTTCCACCCGCGGTGCACATTGTCATGGGCTATGTATACCTATTGGTCCCCCCTGTCTTCAACCCTATTATATACTGCATTAAAACCAGGGAAATACGTGCCCGTATTTTGGGAAATCTAATGAAATGA